The Glycine soja cultivar W05 chromosome 15, ASM419377v2, whole genome shotgun sequence region CCACGAAGCTGCAATCTCCCCTCCCATGTTTTATATGCTAATGGCCTTATGCTTTTCTATAATGGGagactatcttgccttcgctcTTTGATGTCTCTCTTCCAGCATTATGCTGATATTTGGGGTCAAATTCTCAGCCTAGGAAAATGCAAGTTCTATTGTATATGTCAATTGGTAGATAGAGTTTGATATCCAATGCCTGGGCTTTTCTGAAGGCAGTTTGCCTTTGAGTACTTATTTAGGGGTGCTCATCTTCAAAGACAAGATAAAGAGAATTCATCTTCAATCCATTGCTGACCACATAAAGGCTAAACTTTCCATTTGAAAAGGCAGCTTGCTTTCACGGAATGCTTATTCACAGCTTCCACATGTATGTTTGGCCAGTTTTGCTTCTCAAGGAGATCGATCAatgtacccaaattttattttttttatagttaatatAGTTAGGACTATTTACATATTATTACttgaagtaattttaaattttaaggaaAACAAATTCATAAATTTGATAAAGTTGAATTACctctttagttaattttattattttttactaattgaATTTTATTACCAAATTATATCTTTTTACATATTCATTGTATAGCTTattatatacttttattatatacttttatataaaagaacaaTTACTTATTATATTCACATAATAAACATCCTGTGGATATTATTCGTGTATATTAAATTCTTGAAGTTCTCGTTAATGTGTTAACTCCTAGTGAAGTTTTGACAAATCAAACTTAATTTAAACAATTCAGAAACAATATTAAACCCCAGCAGGAAAATATATGTACAATAAgcataaatattcatttatacGCTTCACATTGAGCACTTTAAGgtataatttaacatatttcaaGGACATCACGGACAGACATATCCATGTTTATTCCACACAAAAGAAAGGATCAACACATAAGCATCCTTCTCGTCAAACATCACACCGATAGTAAATATAAGCACTTTATCCTCAAGCCCAGCccattatttctttattttttttatttaatttctacatAACTTTTGGAGCTATGCCTTGAGAAGATGACCATCAACATCTCTACTCCCTTTGTTGAGGTATTCGATGAAGCCAAATGGAAGATCAACTTCCTCACCAACCCTTTCATATTCAATAGTCCATTTGATGAATGCACCCCCATGATCCTTATGAATTGCTTGAAAGATGACCTTAAAGACCTTATACTGGTGATCGATATCTTCACCGAAGATCTTGTAAGTGATTGTTTTGTTAGGTTCATCAACGGATTCAATACTCTCGTGATATGTTGTAACCTTACCATCTGTTGTTTTACAAGCAACAAAACCAATAACAAAAACATTGTATCAGAATTATACAAACAATAAAATACTTTAATAATTGTTTTCCTATATTTGAATGTTATTatctataatttaaaaactcATTACGAAATTAATCTTACCACAGTGTCCTGCTATTTTGTGGTTTTAGTTCATGTATCAAGAAACAATATTCTTTAACCAAAATAAATTGTAgcaagaaattcaaaatttaaacaaagagaattataaattctaaaaatatatttgaaattaggaaaaaatataatctagcgattttcgtttttttttttcttttttgatacaGCTAGCAATTTTCGTTTGTGTATTAATATAGTAAAAAGTTCGTACACCAATAAATATAGTAAGAAGATTAATTACCTATGGTACAAGTCCAGTGTTTGATCGATTCGTTGTGATGCCAGTCATCACCATGATGTAGCTTGGTTTCATGCACTCTTTCGGTAAGGTTTTGAACATGATGGAGTTGCGTTGCAAAGAGGTTGAACCACTTTGCAGCGCTTGCATGCACCCCAATTTCAATGCTGATTTTACCAGCAAGTGACATGATCAAGAAATTAAGAAGCAAGAAATGGAACAAACTAATTAACAAGGATGAGAGATGGGGAAGAATATTATGACCATATCCGACTTATATAGAACATAACTTCCCTTCCTGACAACTAATTACTAATTATTAAACTTTGGGGTCCTTTTCGTTACCTAATACTCCAATTTAATCTATTAGTATACTAGTATACCATATAATAACTAGATTGTTTACGCCTCGTGtgaattttataacaaaaaatattcccGCGCAAAACGCGCGCTTTCACATAAAGCAGTATGACGTTAACGTTGAAGCATCTCAAAAGTAAGGCTCCGTTCCTGACAAACAAAATTTGAAGCACTGATTTCTTACCAgtgaaataaaacatataaaattaaagtgGGTATAAGGGCGGGGTACCCAGCCCATCAACACATGTTTAGCATACATATTAATAGAAGTACCGGCCTTAAGTTGCCTAAACTTCCAAGCCTTCCTGCTGCGCCGATAACTCGATCTTTAACCTCATATAGTACAAGAAATCATTACCTTGCTAACattggttttgatgaaaactcATGTTATAAAATGCGCGATCACATTTTTGTAAGTAAGATGTCATTGTTAACATCCGTTTTCCTAAAAccggaaaaatcgatgttaacggaatgattttaagattaattttaaaaaaatcgatgttataaATACTTAACAAAATAAGATGTTAAAATTTCCAtttcaacatttattttttaaaaatcgatgttgtaagtACCTAgacaaaaaattgatgttgagaTTTTTAAAAAGGACTTCTCTTCTCTGTCTCGAAACCCCCCCTCGAACCCACTttgtcattgcatcatcataacCTTCAATACACTCCATCGGAACACGAACAACACCACCGTGAAGGTATTCCTGATGCTTCGAGATACGATGCTTCGACTTTGCCCCTACCCTAGCGATGAAGGTGAAGTATGCAAAACTCATGATGTTGAACAACATGATCGTGTTCGTGGGCGGTGGAAGGTGTTATTTTGTAAATCCCACCAATCAAAACGTGCAAACATGGGTTATGAACCTACAGTCCGAATTGGAAGGGGATTCAACGGTTAACAAGTCTGAGATTGTGGTTTTACCGAAACAGATTTTTGGTCAAACTTGAAATCACACAATTCCAACACAAATCaatcaaactccacataacctaaCATCCACACCAAGCAATCGCACAAGGATTCACACAATACTTCAACTAatccaaaattaataaaataatcaaataacacaagaagtacattaaatatctatttttagTTATCAAAATTCCAGGGCATTACAACTCTCCCACCCTTTTTGAAATTTCGTCCCCACAATTTACGTTATTCAAACAAGGTTGGATAAGCTTCTCGCATCTAACTCTCTAGT contains the following coding sequences:
- the LOC114386976 gene encoding MLP-like protein 34, whose amino-acid sequence is MSLAGKISIEIGVHASAAKWFNLFATQLHHVQNLTERVHETKLHHGDDWHHNESIKHWTCTIDGKVTTYHESIESVDEPNKTITYKIFGEDIDHQYKVFKVIFQAIHKDHGGAFIKWTIEYERVGEEVDLPFGFIEYLNKGSRDVDGHLLKA